One genomic window of Ilyobacter polytropus DSM 2926 includes the following:
- the cobT gene encoding nicotinate-nucleotide--dimethylbenzimidazole phosphoribosyltransferase, translating to MKLFEETLRSIGGLDKDAVKRAQARLDSRMKPKGSLGKLERIAVQFAGITGKVFNKADRRCHIVASADNGVIEEGVSSCPLEFTEIVSEAMLNEIAAIGILCKSIGVDFKLIDIGIKGGIKRDYPNLHIEKVKNGTANLRNEPAMTREECIEAIETGIRTINNLKDNYDIFSNGEMGIANTTTSSAVLYALTGEDIELIVGRGGGLSDEGLLKKKRVIKEACELHKVMEIDPVDVVAKVGGLDIACMTGMYLGAAAAKKPMLVDGFISGVAALAASKIAPLSRDYMIATHKSEEPGMKVLLDSLELDAMLHMDMRLGEGTGAVLAYPVITGALEIIKKMKKVDEVYELFA from the coding sequence ATGAAACTTTTTGAAGAAACCTTGAGAAGTATAGGGGGTCTAGATAAAGATGCCGTAAAAAGGGCTCAGGCTAGGCTAGATTCTAGAATGAAACCTAAAGGGAGTCTAGGGAAACTTGAAAGGATAGCAGTACAGTTTGCTGGTATTACTGGAAAAGTTTTTAATAAAGCCGACAGAAGATGTCATATAGTGGCATCAGCAGACAACGGTGTCATAGAAGAGGGAGTTTCGTCATGTCCTTTGGAATTCACAGAAATAGTATCTGAGGCTATGCTAAATGAGATAGCAGCCATAGGTATACTGTGCAAATCTATAGGGGTTGACTTTAAATTGATAGATATAGGTATAAAAGGTGGTATAAAAAGAGACTATCCAAATTTACACATAGAAAAAGTGAAAAATGGGACGGCCAATCTGAGAAATGAACCTGCTATGACCAGGGAAGAGTGTATAGAGGCTATAGAAACAGGTATTAGGACAATAAATAATCTAAAGGATAATTATGATATATTTTCTAACGGTGAGATGGGAATAGCCAATACAACTACTAGTTCTGCAGTGCTTTATGCACTAACAGGTGAAGACATAGAACTTATAGTTGGAAGAGGAGGAGGCCTTAGTGACGAGGGGCTTCTCAAAAAAAAGAGAGTTATAAAAGAGGCTTGTGAACTGCACAAAGTAATGGAAATAGACCCTGTAGATGTAGTTGCAAAGGTTGGTGGACTAGATATAGCCTGTATGACAGGGATGTATCTAGGGGCCGCAGCAGCAAAAAAACCGATGTTGGTTGATGGATTTATATCTGGAGTAGCAGCTCTGGCTGCCTCTAAGATAGCTCCTCTTTCAAGAGACTATATGATAGCTACTCATAAAAGCGAAGAGCCTGGAATGAAAGTTTTACTAGATAGCTTGGAACTTGATGCTATGCTTCATATGGATATGAGACTCGGTGAGGGAACCGGAGCAGTTCTTGCTTATCCTGTAATAACGGGAGCCCTGGAAATTATAAAGAAAATGAAAAAAGTCGATGAAGTGTATGAACTTTTTGCCTAA
- the radC gene encoding RadC family protein produces the protein MKETIGHRKRLREKYIKGGYDSFLDYEKLELLLTYSIVRKDVKPVAKELLKRFKTLEGVMKAPFDELFKVDGLGEGSVVFLKLISETSKDIFKGSYSKKDVTTISGTRDLLAFLRNDIGFSPIEEFKVIFLDTANNLLCEETLFKGTIDRSGVYPRNIVEKVLKHGAKSVIFAHNHPSGNLNPSKADIDFTDKITKVLNAIEIRVLDHMIITRDSYFSFLEKGLI, from the coding sequence ATGAAAGAGACAATAGGGCACAGGAAAAGACTCAGAGAAAAGTATATAAAAGGTGGGTATGATTCCTTTTTAGACTATGAAAAACTTGAACTGCTTTTGACATATAGCATAGTTAGAAAAGATGTAAAACCTGTTGCAAAGGAACTTTTAAAAAGATTTAAAACATTGGAAGGTGTTATGAAGGCTCCTTTTGATGAACTTTTTAAAGTAGATGGCTTAGGAGAGGGAAGTGTAGTTTTTTTGAAACTTATCTCAGAGACATCTAAAGATATATTTAAAGGTTCCTATTCGAAAAAAGACGTCACTACCATATCTGGGACCAGAGACCTTTTGGCTTTTTTGAGAAATGACATAGGATTTTCTCCTATAGAGGAGTTTAAAGTTATTTTTCTTGATACTGCTAATAATCTTCTTTGTGAGGAAACCCTGTTTAAAGGGACTATTGACAGAAGTGGTGTATATCCTAGAAACATAGTAGAAAAAGTCTTAAAACATGGAGCCAAATCCGTAATTTTTGCACATAACCATCCCTCTGGGAATTTGAACCCTTCTAAGGCGGATATAGATTTTACGGACAAGATAACAAAAGTATTAAATGCCATTGAGATAAGGGTATTAGACCATATGATAATAACTAGAGACTCTTATTTTAGTTTTTTGGAAAAGGGACTCATTTAA
- a CDS encoding PSP1 domain-containing protein encodes MKKDVDVKNKKINSEETKPSEAKEEHEKKTYKVLGVIFEVTKKRYYFEVTDNTEYKKGDKVVVDTARGRELGAVYAEARELPEKELVLPLKPVIKKASEEELERYNNLRDESEAAYLVCKVKIAEHKLPMKIVASEFTFDKSKLIFYFTAEGRIDFRELVKDLATIFKLRIELRQIGVRDEARILGSIGICGKELCCRTFINKFDSVSIKMARDQGLVINPSKISGACGRLLCCIKYEHSQYADALKSFPAVNQTVGTEDGDGRVVGVNPLNGYLYVDIPTKGMMRKDLVDIKFNKREARKLQNKTSAEERKLKGLEKE; translated from the coding sequence ATGAAAAAGGATGTAGATGTCAAAAATAAAAAAATAAATTCAGAGGAAACAAAGCCCTCAGAGGCAAAAGAAGAACATGAGAAAAAAACCTATAAAGTATTAGGAGTTATATTTGAAGTCACAAAAAAAAGATATTATTTCGAGGTGACAGATAATACTGAATATAAAAAAGGCGATAAAGTCGTTGTAGATACTGCCAGAGGTAGAGAATTAGGGGCTGTCTATGCTGAGGCTAGGGAACTTCCGGAAAAAGAACTTGTACTTCCACTTAAGCCTGTAATTAAAAAAGCATCAGAAGAGGAGTTGGAAAGATACAACAATTTAAGAGATGAATCCGAAGCAGCTTATCTAGTGTGTAAGGTAAAAATAGCAGAACATAAATTACCAATGAAGATTGTTGCTTCAGAGTTTACTTTTGACAAGTCAAAACTTATATTTTATTTTACGGCAGAGGGAAGAATAGATTTTAGAGAACTGGTAAAGGATCTTGCAACTATATTTAAACTTCGAATAGAGCTAAGACAGATCGGTGTCAGAGATGAAGCTAGAATCCTTGGAAGTATAGGTATCTGCGGAAAGGAACTTTGCTGCAGAACATTTATAAATAAGTTTGATTCGGTATCAATAAAAATGGCCAGAGATCAGGGGCTTGTAATAAACCCTTCGAAAATATCAGGGGCCTGCGGAAGACTGCTATGCTGTATAAAATATGAGCACAGTCAATATGCAGATGCTTTAAAGAGTTTCCCAGCAGTAAATCAGACAGTAGGAACTGAAGATGGAGACGGTAGAGTAGTAGGAGTAAATCCGTTAAATGGTTATCTTTATGTGGATATACCTACTAAAGGCATGATGAGAAAAGATTTAGTGGATATAAAGTTTAATAAAAGAGAGGCTAGAAAACTTCAGAATAAAACCAGTGCCGAAGAGCGTAAATTGAAAGGGTTAGAGAAGGAGTAA
- a CDS encoding tRNA1(Val) (adenine(37)-N6)-methyltransferase yields the protein MILPDEDITILGEVERDIIQKKNGFRFSIDAVILADFFKGKKLGKLLEIGTGTGIISILLSDREEIEKITALEVQAEMAELAERNVKRNSLEKRIEVVLGDVKEMKAGNVYDYVISNPPYMPLDGKKINLHDNKALSRHEINLNLEELIKNAKRLLKPRGQFFMVHRTYRFAEISTVLEREGFSIKRVRFVYSDHKSSSNLVLIEASKGRKEILEVEKPLYLNN from the coding sequence ATGATTCTACCAGATGAAGATATAACCATTTTAGGTGAAGTGGAAAGGGATATAATCCAAAAGAAAAATGGATTTAGATTTTCTATAGATGCCGTGATATTGGCAGATTTTTTTAAGGGGAAGAAATTAGGGAAATTACTGGAAATAGGTACAGGTACAGGTATAATTTCCATACTGCTTTCAGACAGGGAAGAGATAGAAAAAATAACTGCCCTTGAGGTGCAGGCTGAAATGGCGGAGTTAGCTGAAAGAAACGTGAAAAGAAACTCTCTGGAAAAACGTATAGAAGTAGTTTTAGGAGATGTAAAAGAGATGAAAGCTGGGAATGTTTATGATTATGTTATAAGTAATCCCCCCTATATGCCTTTAGACGGAAAAAAGATAAATTTACATGACAACAAGGCCCTGTCTAGGCATGAAATAAATCTTAACCTGGAAGAATTGATAAAAAATGCAAAAAGACTTTTAAAGCCAAGAGGTCAGTTTTTCATGGTCCATAGGACTTATAGATTTGCAGAAATATCAACGGTTCTTGAAAGAGAAGGATTTTCCATAAAAAGGGTTAGATTTGTGTATTCTGATCATAAGAGTAGTTCCAATTTGGTGCTTATAGAGGCATCTAAGGGGAGAAAAGAAATATTAGAAGTAGAAAAGCCATTATATTTGAACAATTAA